From the Rhinatrema bivittatum chromosome 7, aRhiBiv1.1, whole genome shotgun sequence genome, one window contains:
- the TLX1 gene encoding T-cell leukemia homeobox protein 1 isoform X3, with product MDHTGAHHIHQSHAEPISFGIDQILNIPDQGSCMISGSRLQDSDYGLGCIVSSAYNTMTGNYGNGGAGGYNNSACSMASLTGSYNVNVGMNMNGNSLNSAGVIRVPAHRPLATSVHQPMSAGVPSMGGMSNMNNLTGLTFPWMESNRRYTKDRFTVALSPFTVTRRIGHPYQNRTPPKKKKPRTSFTRLQICELEKRFHRQKYLASAERAALAKALKMTDAQVKTWFQNRRTKWRTSSPGPTTPAKSPASPR from the exons ATGGATCATACAGGGGCTCATCACATCCACCAGAGTCACGCGGAACCCATCAGCTTTGGAATTGATCAGATTTTGAACATCCCGGACCAGGGGAGTTGCATGATCTCCGGCTCCAGGCTGCAGGACTCGGACTACGGCTTGGGATGCATCGTGAGCAGCGCCTACAACACCATGACCGGCAACTACGGCAACGGCGGCGCGGGCGGATACAACAACAGCGCCTGCAGCATGGCATCCCTGACGGGCTCCTACAACGTCAACGTGGGCATGAACATGAATGGGAATAGCCTGAATTCGGCGGGGGTGATCAGGGTGCCGGCGCACAGACCCTTAGCCACTAGCGTCCACCAGCCTATGTCCGCCGGGGTGCCCAGTATGGGGGGCATGAGCAATATGAACAATCTGACAGGGCTGACTTTCCCCTGGATGGAAAGTAACAGGAGGTACACAAAGGACAGGTTCACAG TGGCCCTCTCACCCTTCACTGTAACACGCCGTATAGGTCACCCCTACCAGAACCGGACGCCTCCCAAGAAGAAGAAACCGAGGACTTCCTTCACTAGGCTGCAGATCTGCGAGCTAGAGAAGAGGTTCCACCGGCAGAAGTACCTGGCATCGGCAGAGAGGGCGGCCCTAGCCAAGGCGCTCAAAATGACAGATGCCCAGGTCAAAACCTGGTTTCAGAACAGGAGAACGAAGTGGAG